A genomic segment from Stenotrophomonas maltophilia encodes:
- a CDS encoding DUF1439 domain-containing protein, translating into MRLRSLMTRLAASTVLIAAAIGAQAAPSISGRELSVGASDVQQYLDGSFPRTQDALGGLIALTMSHPQLSLPAGERLNLGMDVALATAGGNPARLGTVKLSSGLRYDAQTQGFHLQQPSVDDFTPANQGGRLDSRTRGLLNAWLSDYAQREPIYKLDPAVAGVLGALQVQSAQVKNGKLVVTFNQNLGNLVPAGVLGK; encoded by the coding sequence ATGCGCCTGCGTTCCCTGATGACCCGCCTCGCGGCCTCCACCGTACTGATCGCCGCTGCGATCGGTGCGCAGGCGGCTCCCTCCATTTCCGGCCGCGAACTGTCGGTGGGTGCCAGCGATGTGCAGCAGTACCTCGATGGCAGCTTCCCGCGCACCCAGGACGCCCTCGGCGGCCTGATCGCCCTGACCATGAGCCACCCGCAGCTGAGCCTTCCGGCCGGCGAGCGGTTGAACCTGGGCATGGACGTGGCGCTGGCCACCGCCGGCGGCAACCCGGCCAGACTGGGTACGGTGAAGCTCAGCAGCGGCCTGCGCTACGACGCGCAGACCCAGGGCTTCCACCTGCAGCAGCCCAGCGTGGATGACTTCACCCCGGCCAACCAGGGCGGCCGCCTCGACTCACGTACCCGTGGCCTGCTCAACGCCTGGCTGAGCGACTACGCCCAGCGCGAGCCGATCTACAAGCTGGACCCGGCCGTGGCCGGGGTGCTCGGCGCCCTGCAGGTGCAGTCGGCACAGGTGAAGAACGGCAAGCTGGTGGTCACCTTCAACCAGAACCTGGGCAACCTGGTGCCGGCAGGCGTGCTGGGTAAATAA
- a CDS encoding DUF3861 family protein: MASPSTRYRISVTPIEKDGLQCTGRCTIELEHRASRDLMRLLEAAPRTAGISGDERATLVIAAQLLRDIVQRHAETDGHALAAIAGQVLPALDALEQLPSSR; this comes from the coding sequence ATGGCCAGCCCCTCCACCCGCTACCGGATCTCGGTGACCCCCATCGAAAAGGACGGGCTGCAGTGCACCGGGCGCTGCACCATCGAACTGGAACATCGCGCCAGCCGCGACCTGATGCGCCTGCTGGAGGCGGCCCCGCGTACGGCTGGCATCAGCGGTGACGAGCGCGCGACCCTGGTGATCGCTGCCCAGCTGCTGCGCGATATCGTGCAGCGCCACGCCGAGACCGACGGACATGCACTGGCGGCCATCGCCGGCCAGGTCCTGCCGGCCCTGGACGCGCTGGAGCAGCTGCCCTCCTCCCGCTGA
- a CDS encoding HU family DNA-binding protein has protein sequence MAKTAKKAAPKKAVKKVATKAAAKPAAPKPIKEVLTKSGLVAHIAEASGVIAKDVRAVLASLEGAVASSVHKKGAGSFTLPGLLKITTVNVPAKPKRKGINPFTKEEQWFAAKPATTKLKVRPLKKLKDAAL, from the coding sequence ATGGCAAAGACCGCTAAGAAGGCTGCCCCGAAGAAGGCAGTGAAGAAAGTCGCGACGAAGGCAGCCGCCAAGCCGGCCGCTCCGAAGCCGATCAAGGAAGTGCTGACCAAGTCCGGCCTGGTTGCACACATCGCTGAAGCCTCCGGCGTCATCGCCAAGGACGTCCGCGCTGTGCTGGCCTCGCTGGAAGGCGCCGTCGCCTCCTCGGTGCACAAGAAGGGCGCTGGCTCCTTCACCCTGCCGGGCCTGCTGAAGATCACCACCGTCAATGTGCCGGCCAAGCCGAAGCGCAAGGGCATCAACCCGTTCACCAAGGAAGAGCAGTGGTTCGCCGCCAAGCCGGCCACCACCAAGCTGAAGGTGCGTCCGCTGAAGAAGCTGAAGGACGCCGCGCTGTAA
- a CDS encoding OsmC family protein, producing the protein MGISRHATAHWEGDLKSGKGQLSTPQSGLLDKTRYGFNSRFGDEKGTNPEELIAAAHAGCFTMALSAKLGEAGFTPTSLDTEAKVDLSLEGGPQLSQIRLKVKAVVPGIDATQFRAIADDAKQNCPVSKALSAVPISLEAELG; encoded by the coding sequence ATGGGAATCTCGCGACACGCCACCGCGCACTGGGAAGGCGATCTGAAGTCGGGCAAGGGGCAGTTGAGCACGCCGCAGAGTGGGCTGCTGGACAAGACCCGCTACGGCTTCAACAGCCGCTTCGGCGACGAGAAGGGCACCAATCCGGAAGAGCTGATTGCTGCCGCGCATGCCGGCTGTTTCACCATGGCGCTGTCGGCCAAGCTCGGCGAGGCCGGCTTCACCCCGACCTCGCTGGATACCGAAGCCAAGGTCGACCTGTCGCTGGAAGGCGGTCCGCAGCTGTCGCAGATCCGGCTGAAGGTGAAGGCAGTGGTGCCCGGCATCGATGCGACGCAGTTCCGTGCCATTGCCGATGACGCCAAGCAGAACTGCCCGGTGTCCAAGGCGCTGAGTGCGGTGCCGATCAGCCTGGAAGCCGAGCTGGGCTGA
- a CDS encoding PhzF family phenazine biosynthesis protein: MTTRRFLQLDVFSPRAGAGNPLAVVLDAEGLDDASMQAIARWTRLPETTFVFPPQVAGASYRLRMFSPQKEVPFAGHPSVGTAHAVLQAGLATPIDGVLVQDGIAGALPLRVSGEGAQQRIAIRTPRAQLAEIAEATDPRLQAALKDWPLGTLPPARMQGGRSWWVVQVANEAALRALRPDWDAVAALAESTDSMGVFAYAFSDGREGFDLAVRAFVGNGRRFEDAASGAANAVLAAWLDLRDALPRGRAPFEVSQGREVGHDARLTLLVDADGEVWSGGQVQTVITGTLDW; the protein is encoded by the coding sequence ATGACCACCCGCCGTTTCCTGCAGCTGGATGTGTTCTCCCCGCGCGCCGGCGCTGGCAACCCGCTGGCCGTGGTACTGGATGCCGAGGGCCTGGACGACGCCAGCATGCAGGCCATCGCCCGCTGGACGCGCCTGCCCGAAACCACCTTTGTGTTCCCGCCGCAGGTCGCGGGTGCCAGCTACCGGCTGCGCATGTTCAGCCCGCAGAAGGAAGTTCCGTTCGCCGGCCACCCCAGCGTCGGCACCGCGCATGCGGTGCTGCAGGCCGGCCTGGCCACACCGATCGATGGCGTGCTGGTGCAGGACGGCATTGCCGGTGCCCTGCCGCTGCGCGTCAGTGGTGAGGGCGCGCAGCAGCGCATCGCCATCCGCACCCCGCGCGCGCAACTGGCCGAGATCGCTGAAGCCACCGATCCGCGCCTGCAGGCGGCGCTGAAGGACTGGCCGCTGGGCACGCTGCCGCCGGCGCGCATGCAGGGCGGACGCAGCTGGTGGGTGGTGCAGGTGGCCAATGAAGCGGCTCTGCGCGCCCTGCGCCCGGACTGGGATGCGGTGGCTGCGCTGGCCGAGTCCACCGACAGCATGGGCGTGTTCGCCTATGCCTTCAGCGATGGCCGCGAGGGATTCGATCTGGCCGTGCGCGCCTTCGTCGGCAATGGCCGGCGCTTCGAGGATGCCGCCTCCGGTGCCGCCAATGCGGTGCTGGCCGCGTGGCTGGACCTGCGCGATGCCCTGCCGCGTGGCCGTGCACCGTTCGAGGTCAGCCAGGGCCGCGAAGTCGGCCACGATGCGCGCCTGACCCTGCTGGTCGACGCCGATGGCGAGGTCTGGTCGGGAGGCCAGGTGCAGACGGTGATTACCGGCACCCTTGACTGGTGA
- a CDS encoding PhzF family phenazine biosynthesis protein — protein MAVLRYLQLDVFAPRPGAGNPLGAILDADTLSSSQMQGLAAWLNLSETVFFLRPSAPGADYHIRIFTPTRELAFAGHPSVGAAWAAVSCGLAQPRDGALLQQCAAGLLPVRVSGPAEALQIQLASPPARQLATPADAAPEALLALAASGQRPELWDNGARWWLLPLRDAAAVRNLAPDMAALADWSLATDATGVAVFADDAGTGHSRVVRAFCPADAASVPEDPVTGSANALIGAWLRQRNALPGREGHYVASQGREVGRDGRVQVQVDAQGTVWIGGQVQPVIDGHIRW, from the coding sequence ATGGCCGTCCTTCGTTACCTGCAGCTCGATGTCTTCGCCCCGCGCCCCGGCGCCGGCAATCCACTGGGCGCGATCCTGGACGCCGACACGCTCTCCAGCAGCCAGATGCAGGGCCTGGCCGCCTGGCTGAACCTGTCCGAGACGGTGTTCTTCCTGCGTCCCAGCGCACCCGGCGCCGACTACCACATCCGCATCTTCACCCCGACCCGCGAGCTGGCGTTTGCCGGCCACCCCAGCGTCGGCGCGGCCTGGGCGGCGGTGAGCTGCGGCCTGGCGCAACCGCGCGACGGCGCCCTGCTGCAGCAGTGCGCGGCGGGATTGCTGCCGGTGCGGGTCAGCGGCCCGGCCGAGGCACTGCAGATCCAGCTGGCCAGCCCACCGGCGCGGCAGCTGGCGACACCCGCGGACGCGGCGCCCGAAGCACTGCTGGCCCTGGCCGCCAGTGGGCAGCGCCCCGAACTGTGGGACAACGGCGCACGCTGGTGGCTGCTGCCGCTGCGCGATGCCGCCGCCGTGCGCAACCTGGCGCCGGACATGGCCGCGCTGGCTGACTGGAGCCTCGCCACCGATGCCACCGGCGTGGCGGTGTTCGCCGACGATGCCGGCACCGGCCACTCCCGCGTGGTACGTGCGTTCTGCCCCGCCGATGCGGCCAGCGTGCCGGAAGATCCGGTCACCGGCAGCGCCAATGCCCTGATCGGCGCCTGGCTGCGCCAGCGCAACGCCCTGCCCGGCCGCGAGGGCCACTACGTGGCCAGCCAGGGCCGCGAAGTCGGCCGCGATGGCCGCGTGCAGGTGCAGGTCGATGCGCAGGGCACGGTCTGGATCGGCGGCCAGGTGCAGCCGGTCATCGACGGCCACATCCGCTGGTAG
- a CDS encoding bifunctional aspartate kinase/diaminopimelate decarboxylase, with protein MSASPLVDRWIVLKFGGTSVSRRHRWDTIGKLAKKRAEETGSRVLVVVSALSGVTNELTAIADGAPDSRDRVAALVERHEGFLAELGLGREVLAERLAALQGLLDDARAATRPLDWQAEVLGQGELLSSTLGAAYLHASGLDMGWMDARQWLDAMPPQPNQSDWSQRLSVNCQWRADAEWMQRFRAQPTRLLITQGFISRHADGGTAILGRGGSDTSAAYFGALLGASRVEIWTDVPGMFSANPRDVPDARLLTRLDYYEAQEIATTGAKVLHPRSIKPCRDAGVPMAILDTERPELPGTSIDGSAALVPGVKAISRRNGIVLVSMEGIGMWQQVGFLADVFNLFKKHGLSVDLIGSAETNVTVSLDPSENLVNTDVLAALSADLSQICKVKVIVPCAAITLVGRGMRSLLHKLSDVWATFGRERVHMISQSSNDLNLTFVIDEADADGLLPILHAELIDSGAMPVEETEVFGPRWREIAGTVRPRGTPWWRGQRAHLLQLADAGTPRYVYHLPTVRARARALAAIKPIDQRYYAIKANSHPAILQLLEAEGFGLECVSHGELKHVFQHLPELSPKRVLFTPSFCPRSEYEAAFALGVTVTVDNVEALQRWPDLFRNRELWLRVDLGRGEGHHAKVRTGGKDSKFGLPIARVDEFVRAATDLGSRVVGLHAHLGSGVETAQHWRLMCDELAGFARRIGSVQTIDIGGGLPIPYSAEDEPFDLDAWAEGLAEVKALHPAFRLAIEPGRYLVAESGVLLTHVTQVVEKEGVRRVGLDAGMNALMRPALYDAWHDIENLSRQGGYAEAAFDVVGPICESSDVFGKRRKLPVSTAPDDVMLIADAGAYGYSMANTYNQRMLPREDVIE; from the coding sequence ATGTCAGCTTCCCCCCTTGTCGATCGTTGGATCGTACTGAAGTTCGGCGGCACTTCGGTGTCGCGTCGTCACCGCTGGGACACGATCGGGAAGCTGGCGAAAAAACGCGCGGAAGAGACCGGCTCGCGCGTGCTGGTGGTGGTGTCGGCGCTGTCCGGGGTCACCAACGAACTGACCGCGATCGCCGATGGCGCGCCGGACAGCCGTGATCGCGTGGCGGCGCTGGTCGAGCGCCACGAGGGCTTCCTGGCCGAGCTGGGCCTGGGCCGCGAGGTGCTGGCCGAGCGCCTGGCGGCGCTGCAGGGCCTGCTCGATGATGCGCGGGCGGCCACCCGTCCGCTGGATTGGCAGGCCGAAGTGCTGGGCCAGGGCGAGCTGCTGTCCTCCACCCTGGGCGCAGCCTACCTGCACGCTTCGGGCCTGGACATGGGCTGGATGGACGCGCGCCAGTGGCTGGACGCGATGCCGCCGCAGCCGAACCAGAGCGACTGGTCGCAGCGCCTGTCGGTGAACTGCCAGTGGCGTGCCGATGCGGAGTGGATGCAGCGCTTCCGCGCGCAGCCGACCCGCCTGCTGATCACCCAGGGCTTCATTTCGCGGCATGCCGATGGCGGTACCGCCATCCTCGGCCGTGGTGGCTCGGATACCTCGGCGGCGTACTTCGGTGCGCTGCTGGGCGCCAGCCGCGTGGAGATCTGGACCGATGTACCGGGCATGTTCAGTGCGAATCCGCGCGACGTGCCCGACGCGCGCCTGCTGACCCGGCTGGACTATTACGAGGCGCAGGAAATCGCCACCACCGGCGCCAAGGTGCTGCATCCGCGCTCGATCAAGCCGTGCCGCGATGCCGGCGTGCCGATGGCCATCCTCGATACCGAGCGCCCTGAACTGCCGGGCACCAGCATCGATGGCAGCGCTGCGCTGGTGCCGGGCGTAAAGGCGATCAGCCGCCGCAACGGCATCGTGCTGGTGTCGATGGAAGGCATCGGCATGTGGCAGCAGGTCGGCTTCCTGGCCGATGTGTTCAACCTGTTCAAGAAGCATGGCCTGTCGGTGGACCTGATCGGTTCGGCCGAGACCAACGTCACCGTGTCGCTGGACCCGTCCGAGAACCTGGTCAACACCGATGTGCTGGCCGCGCTGTCGGCCGACCTGTCGCAGATCTGCAAGGTGAAGGTGATCGTGCCGTGCGCGGCGATCACCCTGGTTGGTCGTGGCATGCGTTCGCTGCTGCACAAGCTGTCGGACGTGTGGGCCACCTTCGGCCGCGAGCGCGTGCACATGATCTCGCAGTCGTCCAACGACCTGAACCTGACCTTCGTCATCGACGAGGCCGATGCCGATGGCCTGCTGCCGATCCTGCACGCCGAGCTGATCGACAGCGGCGCGATGCCGGTGGAAGAGACGGAAGTGTTCGGCCCGCGCTGGCGCGAGATTGCCGGCACCGTGCGCCCGCGTGGCACGCCGTGGTGGCGGGGCCAGCGTGCGCACCTGCTGCAGCTGGCCGATGCCGGTACGCCGCGCTACGTCTACCACCTGCCGACGGTGCGCGCCCGCGCCCGTGCGCTGGCCGCGATCAAGCCGATCGACCAGCGCTACTACGCGATCAAGGCCAACAGCCACCCGGCCATCCTGCAGCTGCTGGAAGCCGAGGGCTTCGGCCTGGAATGCGTGTCGCACGGCGAGCTGAAGCATGTGTTCCAGCACCTGCCGGAACTGTCGCCCAAACGCGTGCTGTTCACCCCCAGCTTCTGCCCGCGCAGCGAGTACGAGGCGGCGTTCGCGCTCGGCGTGACCGTGACGGTCGACAACGTCGAGGCACTGCAACGCTGGCCGGACCTGTTCCGCAACCGCGAGCTGTGGCTGCGCGTCGATCTCGGCCGTGGCGAAGGCCACCATGCCAAGGTCCGTACCGGCGGCAAGGACTCCAAGTTCGGCCTGCCGATCGCCCGCGTCGACGAGTTCGTGCGCGCGGCCACCGATCTGGGCAGCCGCGTGGTCGGCCTGCATGCGCACCTCGGCAGCGGTGTCGAGACCGCGCAGCACTGGCGCCTGATGTGCGATGAACTGGCCGGTTTCGCCCGCCGCATCGGCAGCGTGCAGACCATCGACATCGGTGGTGGCCTGCCGATTCCGTATTCCGCCGAGGACGAACCGTTCGACCTGGATGCCTGGGCTGAGGGCCTGGCCGAGGTCAAGGCACTGCACCCGGCGTTCCGGCTGGCGATCGAGCCGGGCCGCTACCTGGTGGCCGAGTCCGGCGTGCTGCTGACCCATGTCACCCAGGTGGTGGAAAAGGAGGGCGTGCGCCGCGTCGGCCTGGATGCCGGCATGAACGCACTGATGCGCCCGGCCCTGTACGACGCCTGGCACGACATCGAGAACCTCAGCCGCCAGGGTGGGTATGCCGAGGCGGCATTCGATGTGGTCGGCCCGATCTGCGAATCCAGCGATGTGTTCGGCAAGCGCCGCAAGCTGCCGGTGTCGACCGCGCCGGACGACGTGATGCTGATCGCCGATGCCGGCGCCTACGGCTATTCGATGGCCAACACCTACAACCAGCGGATGCTGCCGCGCGAAGACGTGATCGAATGA
- the murL gene encoding UDP-N-acetyl-alpha-D-muramoyl-L-alanyl-L-glutamate epimerase, with protein sequence MTAFDKHQVSRFRFVRCEFAAETGVAKLVYAFDDGPEMVETITVPGAPFVLDEARTAAVQRALQLLHLIAGVSYYKAGVPETVSIDSYAIDADTAALVETVYLNGLGEFAYRNGLNLRGRFRLPVQGEAVQAPVLGLQPHALVAIGGGKDSLVSIEALRRAGVDETVTWIGGSQLIRACAERTALPTLNLGRALAPELFELNRQGAWNGHIPVTAVNSAIMVLAALLQGVDQVVFSNERSASYGSQIPGTGEVNHQWSKGWAFEQAFGSHVQTHVAADLQYYSLLRPMSELAVARQFAKTDFYDAHFSSCNRNFHILGERPVNRWCGVCPKCHFVFLALAPFMPKTRLVRIFGRNLLDDAEQAGGFDALLEFQDHKPFECVGEGRESRAAMATLAQRPEWKEDVLVKRFCNEIQPQLDAAELELAPLLQLQGEHRVPAALWERVREDFEA encoded by the coding sequence ATGACTGCTTTCGACAAACACCAGGTTTCCCGCTTCCGCTTCGTCCGCTGCGAATTCGCCGCGGAGACCGGCGTGGCCAAGCTGGTCTATGCCTTTGATGACGGCCCGGAGATGGTGGAAACCATCACCGTTCCGGGCGCCCCGTTCGTGCTGGACGAGGCGCGTACCGCCGCCGTGCAGCGCGCGCTGCAGCTGCTGCACCTGATCGCCGGTGTCAGCTACTACAAGGCGGGCGTGCCGGAGACGGTCAGCATAGACAGCTACGCCATCGATGCCGATACCGCTGCGTTGGTGGAGACGGTCTACCTCAACGGCCTGGGCGAATTTGCCTACCGCAACGGTCTGAACCTGCGCGGGCGCTTCCGCCTGCCGGTGCAGGGCGAAGCGGTGCAGGCGCCGGTGCTGGGCCTGCAGCCGCACGCGCTGGTGGCGATCGGCGGCGGCAAGGATTCGCTGGTCAGCATCGAAGCGCTGCGCCGTGCCGGCGTGGACGAGACGGTGACCTGGATCGGCGGTTCGCAGCTGATCCGCGCCTGTGCCGAGCGTACCGCCCTGCCGACGCTGAACCTGGGTCGCGCGCTGGCGCCGGAACTGTTCGAGCTCAACCGCCAGGGCGCCTGGAACGGCCATATCCCGGTCACCGCGGTGAACTCGGCGATCATGGTGCTGGCCGCGCTGCTGCAGGGCGTGGACCAGGTGGTGTTCTCCAATGAGCGTTCGGCCAGTTACGGCAGCCAGATTCCGGGCACCGGCGAAGTGAACCACCAGTGGTCCAAGGGCTGGGCGTTCGAGCAGGCGTTCGGCAGCCATGTGCAGACGCACGTGGCGGCGGACCTGCAGTACTACTCGCTGCTGCGCCCGATGTCCGAGCTGGCGGTGGCCCGCCAGTTCGCCAAGACCGATTTCTACGACGCGCACTTCTCCAGCTGCAACCGCAACTTCCACATCCTCGGCGAGCGCCCTGTGAACCGCTGGTGCGGCGTCTGCCCGAAGTGCCATTTCGTGTTCCTGGCGCTGGCCCCGTTCATGCCCAAGACGCGCCTGGTGCGCATCTTCGGCCGCAACCTGCTGGACGATGCCGAGCAGGCCGGTGGCTTCGATGCGCTGCTGGAATTCCAGGACCACAAGCCGTTCGAGTGCGTGGGCGAAGGCCGCGAATCGCGTGCGGCGATGGCGACCCTGGCGCAGCGCCCGGAGTGGAAGGAAGACGTGCTGGTGAAGCGCTTCTGCAATGAGATCCAGCCGCAGCTGGATGCCGCCGAACTGGAACTGGCACCGCTGCTGCAGCTGCAGGGCGAGCACCGCGTTCCGGCTGCGCTGTGGGAACGGGTGCGTGAAGATTTCGAAGCTTGA
- the murD gene encoding UDP-N-acetylmuramoyl-L-alanine--D-glutamate ligase, which translates to MKISKLEGKRVALWGWGREGRAAFAVLRERLPTLPLSLFCPAAEVEAARVETQGALDVRGEPSAEALAAFDVVIKSPGISPYQPIALAAAGQGTSFIGGTALWFAEHATDDGIVHDIVCVTGTKGKSTTTALVAHLLRAAGHRTGLVGNIGLPLLEVLDPQPAPEYWAVELSSYQTGEVARSGAHPQVAVVLNLFPEHLDWHGSEQRYIEDKLRLVTEAAPRIAVLNAADPHLAALSLPDSEVIWFNQPQGWHMRDDVVHRGEQAVFDTRNTPLPGRHNRGNLCAVLAALEALGLDAVALAPAVQDFRPLPNRLQRIGVADGLTYVNDSISTTPHASLAALECFAGQRIALLVGGHDRGLDWTDFMQHMAHDVPPVEIVTMGSNGPRIHAMLQPLADGGRFGLHAAADLPEAMALARVALGAQGGVVLLSPGAPSFGAYRDYVARGRHFAELAGFDPDSISAIPGLGIV; encoded by the coding sequence GTGAAGATTTCGAAGCTTGAAGGAAAGCGCGTTGCGCTGTGGGGCTGGGGCCGTGAGGGCCGCGCCGCGTTTGCGGTACTGCGTGAGCGCCTGCCCACGCTGCCGCTGAGCCTGTTCTGCCCGGCGGCCGAAGTCGAGGCCGCACGCGTGGAAACACAGGGCGCGCTGGACGTGCGTGGCGAGCCTTCCGCTGAAGCGCTGGCCGCGTTTGACGTGGTGATCAAATCGCCCGGCATCAGTCCCTACCAGCCGATCGCGCTGGCGGCTGCAGGGCAGGGCACCAGCTTCATCGGTGGCACCGCGCTGTGGTTCGCCGAACACGCGACCGACGATGGCATCGTGCACGACATCGTGTGCGTGACCGGCACCAAGGGCAAGAGCACCACCACCGCGCTGGTCGCGCACCTGCTACGCGCGGCCGGCCACCGCACCGGCCTGGTCGGCAATATCGGCCTGCCGCTGCTGGAAGTGCTGGACCCGCAACCCGCACCCGAGTACTGGGCGGTGGAACTGTCCAGTTACCAGACCGGCGAAGTGGCGCGCAGTGGCGCCCATCCGCAGGTGGCGGTGGTGCTGAACCTGTTCCCGGAGCATCTGGACTGGCACGGCAGCGAACAGCGCTATATCGAGGACAAGCTGCGGCTGGTGACTGAAGCCGCGCCGCGCATCGCTGTGCTCAATGCCGCCGATCCGCACCTGGCCGCGCTGTCGCTGCCCGACAGCGAGGTGATCTGGTTCAACCAGCCGCAGGGCTGGCACATGCGCGACGATGTCGTGCACCGGGGCGAGCAGGCGGTGTTCGATACCCGAAACACGCCGCTGCCCGGTCGCCACAACCGCGGCAATCTGTGCGCGGTGCTGGCCGCGCTGGAAGCGCTGGGGCTGGACGCGGTGGCGCTGGCACCGGCGGTGCAGGATTTCCGACCCCTGCCGAACCGCCTGCAGCGCATCGGCGTGGCCGATGGCCTGACTTACGTCAACGATTCGATCAGCACCACGCCGCATGCCAGCCTGGCGGCGCTGGAGTGCTTCGCCGGACAGCGCATCGCGTTGCTGGTCGGCGGGCATGACCGTGGCTTGGACTGGACCGATTTCATGCAGCACATGGCGCACGATGTGCCTCCGGTGGAGATCGTGACCATGGGCAGCAACGGCCCGCGCATCCACGCGATGCTGCAGCCGCTGGCTGATGGCGGCCGCTTCGGCCTGCATGCGGCCGCTGACCTGCCCGAAGCGATGGCGCTGGCACGTGTCGCGCTGGGCGCGCAGGGTGGGGTGGTGCTGCTGTCGCCGGGCGCGCCGAGCTTCGGCGCTTACCGTGACTACGTGGCGCGTGGCCGTCATTTCGCCGAGCTGGCCGGGTTTGACCCGGACAGCATCAGCGCGATTCCGGGCCTGGGCATCGTTTGA
- a CDS encoding SMI1/KNR4 family protein, whose amino-acid sequence MNLVDRFLSGLIPRLPADDAPQWAHVQGASAEDLERLRTQWPQVPDSLVALLSRVDGTHFREYPGGEVCVLMLGSDVGDYPYYLRSVAQIFEDQQQWDDSIRSIYEEWLDDEPEILGEGIDADLPMNRRLCFSHCMNNGGTSMLYLDFDPAPGGTVGQVVRYLHDPDSYVVIAPSFDAYLQQLIDGDYAFIDEEQ is encoded by the coding sequence ATGAACCTTGTTGATCGCTTTCTGTCTGGCCTGATCCCTCGCCTGCCTGCCGATGATGCCCCTCAGTGGGCCCATGTGCAGGGCGCCAGCGCCGAAGACCTGGAGCGCCTGCGCACGCAGTGGCCGCAGGTGCCGGACAGCCTGGTCGCGCTGCTGTCGCGCGTGGATGGCACCCATTTCCGCGAGTATCCCGGTGGTGAGGTCTGCGTGCTGATGCTGGGTTCAGATGTGGGCGATTACCCGTACTACCTGCGCTCGGTCGCGCAGATCTTCGAGGACCAGCAGCAGTGGGACGACAGCATTCGTTCCATCTACGAAGAGTGGCTGGATGACGAGCCGGAGATCCTGGGTGAAGGTATCGACGCGGATCTGCCGATGAACCGCCGCCTGTGCTTCTCGCACTGCATGAACAACGGCGGCACCTCGATGCTGTACCTGGATTTCGATCCGGCGCCGGGTGGCACGGTTGGACAGGTGGTGCGCTACCTGCACGATCCGGACAGCTACGTAGTCATCGCGCCCAGCTTCGATGCGTACCTGCAGCAGCTGATTGACGGCGACTACGCGTTCATCGACGAGGAACAGTAG
- a CDS encoding dienelactone hydrolase family protein has product MNRWRCGVAVMLGLAAMPAWAAMKTQPVEWKHQGTNFSGVLVYDDGDNDKRPGLVMVPNWKGVNASAIEKAKQLAGDDYVVLVADVYGKGVRPKTDAEAGPVATKLRNDRSLLRARALEAVNVLKAQAGKAPLDASRIGAVGFCFGGTTVLELARAGAPLAGVVSLHGGLGSPLPAQAGGSHPSVLVLNGADDKSVTAEDIGSFQKEMDAAKVDWEFTNYSGAVHCFAERDANSPPGCQYNERAAKRAWKALDEFFEERFGKR; this is encoded by the coding sequence ATGAATCGTTGGCGATGCGGTGTGGCGGTGATGCTGGGGCTGGCGGCGATGCCGGCGTGGGCGGCGATGAAGACGCAGCCGGTGGAGTGGAAACACCAGGGCACGAACTTCAGTGGCGTGCTGGTCTATGACGACGGCGACAACGACAAGCGCCCGGGCCTGGTGATGGTGCCGAACTGGAAGGGTGTGAACGCATCGGCCATCGAGAAGGCCAAGCAGCTGGCCGGCGATGATTACGTGGTGCTGGTGGCCGACGTGTACGGCAAGGGCGTGCGGCCGAAGACCGACGCCGAGGCCGGGCCGGTGGCGACCAAGTTGCGCAATGACCGGTCGTTGCTTCGCGCACGAGCGCTGGAGGCGGTGAACGTGCTCAAGGCACAGGCCGGCAAGGCGCCGCTCGATGCCAGCCGGATCGGTGCGGTGGGCTTCTGCTTCGGTGGTACCACCGTGCTTGAACTGGCCCGCGCCGGTGCGCCGCTGGCCGGGGTGGTCAGCCTGCACGGTGGGCTGGGTTCGCCATTGCCGGCGCAGGCCGGTGGCAGCCATCCCTCGGTGCTGGTGCTCAACGGTGCCGACGACAAGAGCGTGACTGCCGAGGACATCGGCAGCTTCCAGAAGGAAATGGACGCGGCCAAGGTGGACTGGGAGTTCACCAACTACAGCGGCGCAGTGCACTGCTTTGCCGAGCGCGATGCCAACAGCCCGCCGGGCTGTCAGTACAACGAGCGGGCAGCCAAGCGCGCGTGGAAGGCGCTGGATGAGTTCTTCGAGGAGCGCTTCGGGAAACGTTGA